AGCGCAGCCGAAGAAGCTGGTCTTCGACGCGTCACAGCACTCGGATTTCCCGTCGAGCATGGCGATCGCGCCAACGCGTGCGCCGCGCTTCTCCGAAGATCTCCAGACGATCTTCTTCGGCGTGCGCGAAGCGAAAAAGCCGGGCACGCGCACGCTCGCGGCGCGCGGCAGCAGCATCGTGCAGGCCGGCGCGCCGGGCATGGGCGGCACCATCAACCAGCCGCGCGTGAACGAAGCGCAGGAAGAGAATCCGTCGCTCATCCTCTGGCACTACAAGGATCCGCGCCTCCAGTCGCAGCAGATCGTGCAGGAGCAGCAGGACCGCTCGTTCAACTACCTGAGCGAATATCGCATCGCTGACAACAAGGTCATCCGCCTCGCTGATGACGCGCTGCGCACCGTGAATGTGACGCCGCACGATCATTTCGCGGTCGGCACCGACACGCGCGAATACGATCAGGCTTCGAGTTACAACGGGCGCCGCTATCAGGACACGTACTCGGTCGATCTCACGACGGGCGCGCGCAAGCTGCTGCTCAAGAAGCATCTCGGGAACGCGAACATTGCGTCGCCCAACGGCAAGAACGCCCTCTACTGGGGTGACGACGCGCAGTGGCACGTGATGGATCTCGCGACCGGTGAGCAGCACGTCATCTCGAAGGGCGTGCCGACGTTGTTCGCCGACACCTCGGACGATCACAACAACATCGTCATGCCGCCCGACGCCTCACTCGGCTGGACGAAGGACGGCAGCGCCGTGCTGCTCTCCGACGGCTTCGACGTGTGGAAGGTGCCGGTGAACGGCGGCACCGCGGTGAACCTCACCGTGGATGGGAAAAAGAATCAGATTCGCTATCAGCGGATCCTGGCGTTCGAGCAGACGCGCGCGGGCGCGCCGGCGGGTGGACGCGGTGGACGCGGCGGTCGTGGCGGTGCCGGCAACGCCGAAGGCGTGGACATGTCGCAGCCGATCTACTTCGCCACGTACGGTGAATGGACGAAGAAGTCCGGCGTCTCGAAGGTGGAACCGAACAAGCCGGGCGCGCAGCGCATCGTGTTCGACGATGCGAATTACAATTTCCAGAAGGCGAAGGACGCCGACGTCTACGTGTACACGCGGCAGACGGCCATCGACTTTCCGAACTACTACGTCACCGACGCGAGTCTCAAGCCGGGACGCCAGCTCACCGACGCCAATCCGCAGCAGAAGGATTTCGCGTGGACGAGCGGCGTGAAGCTCATCAACTACACGAGCGCCAAGGGTGACAAGCTGCAGGGCGCGCTGTATCTGCCGGCGAACTACGAGCCGGGCAAGAAGTATCCGCTGCTCGTGACGATCTACGAGAAGCGCTCGAACCTGGCGCACAATTACGTCTCGCTCAACGAGACGAGCACGCCGAATCGTTCGCTCTACACGAGCCGCGGCTACGCGGTGCTCGATCCCGACATCGTGTACAGGGTGAACGACCCCGGCATGTCGGCCGTGTGGTGCGTGGTCCCGGCCGTCAAAGCCGCGATCGCCACCGGCATCGTCGACTCGGCGGACGTTGGTTTGTGGGGGCACTCGTGGGGCGGCTACCAGACGGCCTTCCTCGTCACGCAGACGAACATCTTCAAGGCCGCGATCGCCGGCGCGCCGCTCACCGACATGGTGAGCATGTACGGCTCGATCTACTGGAACACGGGCGGCGCCGATCAGGCGATCTTCGAGGCGAGCCAGGGCCGCTTCAAGGGCAACTACATTGACAACTACGACGCCTACATCCGCAATTCACCGAACTTTCATGCGAAGAATGTGAAGACGCCGCTCATCATCCTGGCGAACGACAAGGATGGCGCGGTGGACTTCAATCAGGGCATCACGTACTTCAACACACTTCGCCAGCTCCAGAAGGACGTGATCCTGCTCGAGTACGTCGGCGAGAACCACGGCCTCGCGCGCCCGGTCAACATGAAGGACTACGCGATG
Above is a window of Gemmatimonadaceae bacterium DNA encoding:
- a CDS encoding prolyl oligopeptidase family serine peptidase encodes the protein MHYPHRSLRRLLTAAPIVFLAAHAPAAGAQAAPHGTKQLQTADLKAWKSIRQSVLSNDGKWFAYVLAPNEGNAEVIVKSTAPDGKELKFPIGDASAAGGGGRGGPAAGGDAGANASLAISGDSKWVAFTVYPNATTAGAQNGRAGRGGRGGAAPGGAQNGAPAANRNKVELVNLATGAKQEFDAVRRFAFNGEKPTWIAMQSYPAQAEAPATGATGGNNAGATSRTAGSDLVLHNLANGEAVNIGNVAEFAFDEDGEYLAYTIDARDEIGNGVQLRDMRTDVVKAIDSDRALYRSLAWADTNQALTVLRGRVDSTARDTIYSVVAFTDIASAQPKKLVFDASQHSDFPSSMAIAPTRAPRFSEDLQTIFFGVREAKKPGTRTLAARGSSIVQAGAPGMGGTINQPRVNEAQEENPSLILWHYKDPRLQSQQIVQEQQDRSFNYLSEYRIADNKVIRLADDALRTVNVTPHDHFAVGTDTREYDQASSYNGRRYQDTYSVDLTTGARKLLLKKHLGNANIASPNGKNALYWGDDAQWHVMDLATGEQHVISKGVPTLFADTSDDHNNIVMPPDASLGWTKDGSAVLLSDGFDVWKVPVNGGTAVNLTVDGKKNQIRYQRILAFEQTRAGAPAGGRGGRGGRGGAGNAEGVDMSQPIYFATYGEWTKKSGVSKVEPNKPGAQRIVFDDANYNFQKAKDADVYVYTRQTAIDFPNYYVTDASLKPGRQLTDANPQQKDFAWTSGVKLINYTSAKGDKLQGALYLPANYEPGKKYPLLVTIYEKRSNLAHNYVSLNETSTPNRSLYTSRGYAVLDPDIVYRVNDPGMSAVWCVVPAVKAAIATGIVDSADVGLWGHSWGGYQTAFLVTQTNIFKAAIAGAPLTDMVSMYGSIYWNTGGADQAIFEASQGRFKGNYIDNYDAYIRNSPNFHAKNVKTPLIILANDKDGAVDFNQGITYFNTLRQLQKDVILLEYVGENHGLARPVNMKDYAMRQKDWFDHYLKGTPAPEWMTNGIPRIKMDEYWQQLKAQQAGTIVP